Proteins encoded together in one Triticum dicoccoides isolate Atlit2015 ecotype Zavitan chromosome 7B, WEW_v2.0, whole genome shotgun sequence window:
- the LOC119337880 gene encoding uncharacterized protein LOC119337880 has translation METSKKVAFPLTDIPDHLLSEILLRLPTSEDLARASAVCVSFRRISTDGSFLRRFRRLHAAPLLGFLDRNGFHPVLPPHPSAPAARALDLAADLSFSFLPAPRHWAVQDIRDGRVLLDRRIRQEEFPAVLRELVVCDPLRRRYVLLPTVPDDLTALLEHPVQMVRGVRCKTFLAPLGEEEAAAGEATFRVVLMAHCKTSLTAFVFSSSTGQWQAAASKGWSDLVSSRGDWAAMSQVNPVYLRRHYAYGCFYWDWLMIKSKKLLVLDIRTMEFSIADLPPGEWGREGIAIVEAGEGRLGMFGFHGGIAPSLSYTIALNKGESPSQWQVEKTISQDSGYTYSIIAATERYLLLTRIEASYLENRLLSLEKPRFEYFLMDAETLQLQTLYMKQHCLVYDAYIYINFPPSLLSSRTV, from the coding sequence ATGGAGACCAGCAAGAAAGTGGCGTTTCCTCTGACGGACATCCCGGACCACCTCCTGTCCGAGATCTTGCTCCGGCTACCCACCTCGGAGGATCTCGCCCGCGCCTCCGCCGTCTGCGTCTCCTTCCGCCGAATCAGCACCGACGGCTCCTTCCTCCGACGCTTCCGCCGCCTCCACGCCGCACCCCTCCTCGGATTCCTCGACCGCAACGGCTTCCATCCAGTCCTGCCGCCTCACCCGTCCGCGCCGGCCGCCCGCGCGctcgacctcgccgccgacttgtccttctccttcctccccgcCCCCCGCCACTGGGCCGTGCAGGACATCCGTGACGGCCGCGTCCTCCTCGACCGGAGGATCAGACAAGAGGAGTTTCCCGCGGTCTTGAGGGAGCTCGTGGTGTGCGACCCCCTGCGCCGGCGGTACGTGCTGCTCCCCACGGTACCTGACGACCTAACCGCTTTGCTTGAGCACCCTGTCCAGATGGTACGCGGGGTCCGGTGCAAGACCTTCCTCGCCCCCCTCGGCGAGGAGGAGGCAGCGGCGGGAGAGGCAACATTCAGAGTTGTCTTGATGGCACATTGCAAAACTAGTCTGACTGCCTTCGTCTTCTCTTCGAGCACCGGGCAATGGCAAGCCGCAGCATCAAAGGGTTGGAGTGATTTGGTCAGTAGCAGAGGCGATTGGGCTGCGATGTCACAGGTCAACCCTGTTTATCTCAGGCGCCATTATGCTTATGGCTGCTTCTACTGGGACTGGCTGATGATCAAGAGCAAAAAGTTGCTCGTGCTTGATATCAGGACGATGGAGTTCTCCATTGCCGACCTCCCACCTGGAGAGTGGGGCAGGGAAGGAATAGCCATTGTGGAGGCAGGGGAAGGCAGACTTGGGATGTTTGGTTTCCATGGGGGAATTGCACCTAGTCTCAGCTATACCATTGCGCTAAACAAAGGCGAGAGTCCCAGCCAGTGGCAGGTGGAGAAGACAATCTCACAAGATTCTGGGTACACATATAGTATTATAGCTGCAACAGAGAGGTACTTGCTCTTGACAAGGATAGAAGCCTCATATCTAGAGAATCGACTCCTGTCTCTAGAGAAGCCACGCTTTGAATATTTCTTAATGGATGCCGAGACGTTGCAGCTTCAGACGCTTTATATGAAACAACACTGTCTTGTGTATGACGCATACATATATATCAACTTCCCACCATCATTGTTGTCTTCAAGGACTGTATGA